Genomic window (Cucumis sativus cultivar 9930 chromosome 2, Cucumber_9930_V3, whole genome shotgun sequence):
CGACCACGACAAACAGTGGCCGATCAAGTACACGCACCCTAACGTCCAGCTTTTCCCCTTTGCGTCGCCTAGCGACGGGAACATTCCCGGCCCTTGCAGCGTCATTGCCGCCGTCGTCTCTGCCATACCCTGCAACGTCACCGTCGTTGTTGAGGGGCTGTAGATGGTGGGCCCTTTGTATAATGTGATCACCGTCGCTCCGGCCACGCAACATATTGTACCCATCACCTTTGCTATCCCATCTTTCCGGTTCAGTCGTACTTGCTCAATTCTGATGTGAAAGGGGgaagaaattagaattaattaatgttgttaattttaagattaaactaaacaaaatcttCTTAATTTTACGTCACTGAGCAATTTAAAGcttattaaattacaatattttattatactttcATTTGacgtaaatttaatattgccTTTCACTTCACTTGTGAGCTAACTCATGTTTGGAGCACAGCAGAAACAAGTTAATACATTGTGAAgttatagtaatttttttcctctatatgattaatgatttaatatgatatcaaaattaaattagtcgAATTGTTTTGGtatcaatttcttcaaaattaatattgatcATGGATTACAAGTTTTCAAAACCACATATGAAAAAGGTGTTgaattattgatatattaaCCCTTCCCATCTAgttttaattagaatttagttgtgatttaacccttattttaaagttccttaataaataagaaatttaaaggCTGGATTTGGCcactcaaacaaaaaatatgcatAATAATGAGCTAATAATTAGCTGCATtttatgtataaatttaattaattttacccATAATAATATTTAGGTATTTGGAAAATTATCTTCCAAAGATTATTCTATAAACTGAAAAAATAACTAGAGATTGAGATGATGGGCATGCAGTATTGTATAACTTAGGGatctaaaatttgttaatattattattacctgAGAAGTGCAGCCATGAGGAAAGTAATGGCAGGGACAGAATTTTGAATACAAGAAGCAAAGGTTGGGGAAGTATTATCCAAACCCAGCAAGTAAAACCCTTGATTGGCTGTAATTCTGCCCACATTAAGTAAaaacattaatcaatttaattaactccagaaaattaaaagaaaaactgttGTAACAAAAGTTCagtattcttttaattttaattttagtaccCAACGAGAGCCAGCAGGAAGAACTGAAGGACAAAGTTGAGAGTGAGAGCAGGTCTATCCTTCCTGTTCGCACCAAAAAGCAAATTCACATATCGTAATAATcgttataaatttaaattatgttaatacttctataattatattgttgatGATCACAAGCCATATATTGTATTGATAGTCTCTCTATtggaattttgaattaaacaacttttgattttgagttGTTGTCGACCCACCATGATATTTCAGGTCACAACTTTCTTCCAAAACCCTACTCTAAGTGTAGTTTTTAACAAAATGTTGGGTGTTTGCtatcacaattttttaaatgaaagacACACAAAacaagatattttttatagtcACGGGTATAAAATTAACATTCATGTTTATAAGCTTACTTTTCGATGAAATATGCAAAGGGAAGGAGGAGGAGCAAAGCGATGACATTTCGGTAAACAGGGAAGACGAGTTTACTAATGCCCATGTTGAGGGCAGCTCTAGAGACGACATGGAAACCGGCATAGCCGAATTGCAAGGCCAACATGGCGGCATGGAGTTGGAACCTCTCAGGGATAGAGCACGACATTCTCTTGTCGGAGGCAGAGCCCGAGTCCGCCATTGATGGCGAGGTTAAAgagaagggaagaagaaagaagaagagggtaAAGTGGTGGTGATGGTTTAGGGAGAAGAAGGGGAGATTGAAGAggtataaataataatatgggTAGAGGAAATTAGAATTTGGGAGGGGTCCCATTTGGggaataaaaaagatgatggGGCCTTTTAATACTGTTTGTAaggttgaattttgttttggggTTGTCTCCCACATTCTAATGAACTCTAACATTATGCtctcctttatttattttatgtttatcaGCTTCGAAAAGACAACCTCCCATGGCAATCTACAGTGCTCTCCTAGGACATCATATCATcatattctctctctctctctctctctctctctctctctctctctttttaaagttcaatAGTTGTagagataaaaatatatctaattcTATAAGACAATTTGGTGTATTATATACTAATTAAGGTATGTTGAATCCACCAAAGAAATTCACAAATAAATACACTATTTCTTTTACTCCCTATCTCTTTTAATTccttaaaattgaatataacctaaaaatcaataaagtaTGTTTGAATTTGTCATGAGGTTAAGAATATCATAtcgaaaaaatcaaaagactaatacttaattttacttaatttatGATGGAATAACCtcgtattatttaattgacttttaaaagctaaaaatattttctcaagCACTTtcgtaaattaaaaataggtttaaaatattagttgtACTCTACTGTGGTAATGGGGAAAGCAAAAAATGTCTTACTACAcatacactttttttaataagaatgAACAATGAAGGTTGTTTTCAATTGTaccaaaatgaataaaagaatttacaTGTATGGTAAAATATGTAGACactaaaataaactattattatatttatcaatCACAATGTTGACATATAGAcattaatatatgtttattgctataaaattttattatttctgtgtaaatattttgtaaattgtttttatttaaaacaatttcaataataataataaaaagagtgTGTTGTGTgacaaactaaaaagtaataataaaataaaataaaaaaggagtAAAATATAGAGATCGAATAGAGCTGTGCGCACGAGCGGTGGTGGTGGGCAATCCCATGCATGCCCTTAGTAAACCCCTTTCTCCCCAAcacattcaaaataaataattcttttcCAATAATTCTAATAGTTTTTAATGTGCAGTTATAAACTTTggtctctcttttatttttggtgtATTTTCTATTACATTTCTATATGATTTTAGCTCTGAcattcaaaagaataaatcatttcttttttaaaaaaatgttaaatttaatctaaatttataacatttttaattcacTTTATGATCAAATTTAATCActctctttaaaaaattataatagatattcactttataaagaaaaataaaagatattaacCAACTGAGCATGGTTAGCACTAACTAACTATAGAAAATGGGCACTTTCACCAAACAATAATCCTCATTTCAAGGAATTTATATTTGCAtcttttccctttccttttctcatttaaaataagtctacttttaaagaagaaaaaaaatgctacACTTCTatggtttaaaattaatataattagaaaacattAAATTCTCTAATAACCTTATTTCTATactatttttggttttttataatttaaggaaaaaagaaatatttcctttaaagaaaaagtgtttCCACCCATTATTTTTCCTAATATATTAACCCATCGCTTTAACAGACAAAGTTGCACCCCCTCAATACAGACCATCATCATTTCAAgcataacaataataataataataaacatattagaaaataaataatatattatagattTTCATG
Coding sequences:
- the LOC101210562 gene encoding protein WALLS ARE THIN 1; its protein translation is MADSGSASDKRMSCSIPERFQLHAAMLALQFGYAGFHVVSRAALNMGISKLVFPVYRNVIALLLLLPFAYFIEKKDRPALTLNFVLQFFLLALVGITANQGFYLLGLDNTSPTFASCIQNSVPAITFLMAALLRIEQVRLNRKDGIAKVMGTICCVAGATVITLYKGPTIYSPSTTTVTLQGMAETTAAMTLQGPGMFPSLGDAKGKSWTLGCVYLIGHCLSWSAWLVLQAPVLKKYPARLSVTSFTCFFGLIQFLIIAVAFERDAQAWLFHSGAEAFSIVYAGVVASGIAFAVQIWCIDRGGPVFVAVYQPVQTFVVALMASFALGEEFYLGGIIGAVLIITGLYLVLWGKSEEKKILLERSMIQTAPDHGSSRISGQIKPSITQPLLHPTAENV